A genomic region of Blattabacterium cuenoti contains the following coding sequences:
- the pth gene encoding aminoacyl-tRNA hydrolase: protein MKKFLITGLGNPGLIYQKTRHNLGFWIVDKISEKYFLSFSIKKFGFISKLIYKEKLLFFLKPSTYVNESGKAIKYWMNKKKIALENILVISDDIYLNFGQIRLRGKGGYGGHNGLKSIEKELGTSHYARMRFGIKNNFYQDNKINYVLGNWNEEELKNLFNRLEISVEIIFSFVLNGLQKTMNLFNNRNFKI from the coding sequence ATGAAAAAATTTTTAATAACTGGATTAGGAAATCCAGGATTGATATATCAAAAAACAAGACATAATTTAGGTTTTTGGATTGTAGATAAAATTTCTGAAAAATATTTTCTATCTTTTTCGATAAAGAAATTTGGTTTTATTTCAAAATTGATTTATAAAGAAAAATTACTTTTTTTTTTAAAACCATCTACTTATGTAAATGAAAGTGGAAAAGCTATAAAATATTGGATGAATAAAAAAAAGATAGCTCTGGAAAATATTCTTGTAATATCTGACGATATTTATCTTAATTTTGGTCAAATTCGTTTGAGAGGAAAAGGAGGATATGGAGGACATAATGGATTAAAAAGTATTGAAAAAGAATTAGGAACATCTCATTATGCTCGGATGCGTTTTGGGATTAAAAATAATTTTTATCAAGATAATAAAATAAATTATGTATTGGGGAATTGGAATGAAGAAGAATTAAAAAATTTGTTTAATAGATTAGAAATCAGTGTAGAAATAATATTTTCATTTGTTTTAAATGGTTTACAAAAAACAATGAATTTATTCAATAATAGAAATTTTAAAATTTAA
- the trxB gene encoding thioredoxin-disulfide reductase: protein MLKNKKIMDCVIIGSGPAGYTAAIYAARADLQPVLFVGLQPGGQLTSTTKVDNYPGFPAGISGNELMENCKKQAKRFNTIIIHKTITKVDFSDQKGGIHRVYMMENKENIESKGIIIATGSSPKFLGMDKEKKFLGLGVSFCATCDGFFHKGKDVAVIGGGDTALEEASYLSKICRNVYLVVRKNYFRASKALQYRISKINNVNIFFCSHITKIMGDNFLEGIQIFNTKNKISQTILISGLFIAIGHSPNTKLFQNQLKLDERGYIVVEKGSTITNKPGVFAAGDVQDPTYRQAITSAGTGCMAALDLEKYLCLC, encoded by the coding sequence ATGTTAAAGAACAAAAAAATAATGGATTGTGTAATCATTGGATCTGGTCCAGCTGGATATACAGCGGCTATATATGCAGCAAGAGCAGATCTTCAACCTGTCCTATTTGTCGGATTACAACCGGGAGGACAATTAACATCTACAACAAAGGTAGATAATTATCCAGGTTTTCCTGCAGGAATTAGCGGAAATGAACTTATGGAAAATTGTAAAAAACAAGCTAAGCGTTTTAATACTATTATTATTCATAAAACCATTACGAAAGTAGATTTTTCTGATCAAAAAGGCGGGATACATCGTGTTTATATGATGGAAAATAAAGAAAATATAGAAAGTAAAGGGATTATTATCGCTACAGGTTCCAGTCCTAAATTTTTAGGAATGGATAAAGAAAAAAAATTTTTAGGATTGGGAGTTTCTTTTTGTGCTACTTGTGATGGTTTTTTTCATAAAGGAAAAGATGTAGCTGTTATAGGAGGAGGAGATACGGCTTTGGAAGAAGCTAGTTATTTGTCAAAAATTTGCAGAAATGTATATTTGGTAGTTAGAAAAAATTATTTTAGAGCTTCTAAAGCTTTACAATATCGAATTTCAAAAATAAATAATGTGAATATATTTTTTTGTTCTCATATTACAAAAATTATGGGAGATAATTTTTTAGAAGGAATTCAGATATTTAACACTAAAAATAAAATTAGTCAAACTATTTTAATAAGTGGTTTGTTTATTGCTATAGGTCATTCTCCTAATACAAAATTGTTTCAAAATCAATTGAAATTGGATGAAAGAGGATATATCGTTGTAGAAAAAGGAAGTACTATTACTAATAAACCAGGAGTATTTGCTGCAGGAGATGTACAAGACCCTACATATCGACAAGCTATCACTTCTGCTGGAACAGGATGTATGGCCGCTTTGGATTTAGAAAAGTATTTATGTTTGTGTTAA
- a CDS encoding type I restriction enzyme HsdR N-terminal domain-containing protein gives MIRKKWYPFTKEEGIRQYIIFFLKKVKKYRSSNIRVEVPFQINQLNKRLDILVILKEKPHIIIECKAPNILLTQKTFDQVSRYNIKIQAPYLMVSNGIKNFVFQIDAYNKKFSFLNHLPMNDSSIIQKSKTYN, from the coding sequence ATGATTCGAAAAAAATGGTATCCCTTTACAAAAGAAGAAGGAATCCGTCAATATATAATTTTTTTTCTAAAAAAAGTAAAAAAATACAGAAGTTCTAATATTCGAGTAGAAGTCCCTTTTCAAATCAATCAATTAAACAAAAGGTTAGACATACTAGTTATTTTGAAAGAAAAACCCCATATCATCATCGAATGCAAAGCTCCGAATATTTTATTAACACAAAAAACTTTCGATCAAGTATCTAGATATAATATAAAGATACAAGCTCCATATTTAATGGTTAGCAACGGGATAAAAAATTTTGTCTTTCAAATAGACGCATATAATAAAAAATTCTCATTTTTGAATCATCTTCCGATGAACGATTCTTCTATTATTCAAAAATCGAAGACATATAATTAA
- the gap gene encoding type I glyceraldehyde-3-phosphate dehydrogenase, which yields MSEIKIGINGLGRIGKLVLMSALNRKNIQVVSINDLVSIEYLAYILKYDSVHGIFKGDICIEDENYLIVNGNKIKVTNEKDPHNLKWRNLNVHYVVESTGLFLTRNLAGLHLQSGAKKVILSAPPKEENIPMYVMGVNHETIKNDQRIISNASCTTNCLAPIIKVLNDNFGVLEGLMTTIHASTATQKIVDSISTRDWRAGRSSLTNIIPASTGAANAVGKVIPSLDGKLTGMAFRVPISDVSVLDLTIRLKNGVTYDDIKYCMKVASETSLKGILGYTEEAVVSSDFLGDTRTSIFDASSSIMLSPTFIKIVSWYDNEVGYSTKLVDLINYMSSIFE from the coding sequence ATGTCCGAAATTAAAATAGGAATAAATGGTCTTGGAAGGATAGGTAAGTTAGTTTTAATGTCTGCTTTAAATAGAAAAAATATCCAAGTCGTATCTATCAATGATTTAGTTTCCATAGAATATTTAGCATATATATTAAAATATGATTCTGTTCATGGTATTTTTAAGGGAGATATATGCATAGAAGATGAGAATTATTTAATTGTAAATGGAAATAAAATAAAAGTTACTAATGAAAAAGATCCTCATAATTTAAAATGGAGAAATTTAAATGTTCATTATGTAGTGGAATCTACGGGTCTTTTTTTAACCAGAAATTTAGCAGGTTTACATTTACAATCAGGAGCAAAAAAAGTTATATTATCGGCTCCTCCAAAAGAAGAAAATATTCCCATGTATGTGATGGGAGTGAACCATGAAACTATAAAAAATGATCAAAGAATAATATCTAATGCTTCTTGTACTACGAATTGTTTGGCTCCGATAATTAAAGTTCTGAATGATAATTTTGGAGTATTAGAAGGATTAATGACTACTATACATGCTTCTACTGCAACTCAAAAAATAGTAGATTCTATATCTACCAGAGACTGGAGAGCAGGGAGGTCATCTTTAACTAATATTATTCCCGCATCTACAGGTGCAGCAAATGCAGTTGGAAAAGTTATTCCAAGTTTAGATGGGAAATTAACTGGAATGGCTTTCAGGGTTCCCATTTCTGATGTTTCTGTATTGGATCTCACTATTCGTTTGAAGAATGGCGTTACTTATGATGATATAAAGTATTGTATGAAGGTTGCGTCTGAAACTTCATTAAAAGGAATATTAGGCTATACAGAAGAAGCTGTAGTTTCCTCAGATTTTTTAGGAGATACAAGAACGTCTATTTTCGATGCAAGTTCAAGTATCATGTTGAGCCCCACTTTTATCAAAATAGTGTCATGGTATGATAATGAAGTAGGTTATTCGACTAAACTAGTAGATTTAATTAATTATATGTCTTCGATTTTTGAATAA
- the pheT gene encoding phenylalanine--tRNA ligase subunit beta: MKISYNWLRKYISIDLSAKKISNILTEIGLSVKHVIKKKTGETEDSIFDVEITPNRSDAMSHYGIARDLYAVLTFRGYKTHLLKPIISNYQKDINKYCFQIYIEEKNKCRRFSGLILSKIEINSSPNWLNNQLKSIGIKPINNIVDITNFVMNELGLPIQVFDMDQIEGQSIIIKNVRNKMNFNSEDNRKRILNEKDFIISDKKKPLSIAGIINETNLNVSIKTKNIFLGCAYFNPVDIRSIGIRHMIKTDARFRFERGVDPNLTVYALQRTALLIKEVTKCNISSDIMDIYPNPIIPSKIKLRYQKIYDIIGKKISKKNIKKILLLLEIVILDENIKSLLVIVPPYRIDVQREVDLIEEILRIYGLTKIKISNKIQISPLPNFFYKTKEKIQKTIFNQLVNFGFQEIINPPIINKNKDSLLLNSFFNREEIKILNSVNKSYNSMRPSLLFGMIDCIKHNYNRGNQEIKFFEIGKIYYKSNNQFLEKTCLSIALSEKDKNKKKIMEPRSSLFFDLKGIIEQIFQRIGIFHYTQINSPHPFLRESISIKYKNKNLVKLGKLKEELLKNQKIFYAEIDWEYLISIIQKKRVIFVPFSKYPTSKRDLSFLVDKTISFEKIYQLIKEKEKNFIKKIEIYDLYEGKDLPKEKKSYTISFFFESQKGTLTDLIINDVMKKIEKFITNELGAKIRGIS, encoded by the coding sequence ATGAAAATATCATATAATTGGCTTAGAAAATATATTTCTATTGATCTTAGCGCAAAAAAAATATCAAATATTTTAACGGAAATAGGTTTATCAGTAAAACATGTAATAAAAAAAAAAACAGGAGAAACAGAAGATTCTATTTTTGATGTAGAAATAACTCCTAATCGTTCTGATGCAATGAGTCATTACGGAATAGCTCGTGACTTATATGCGGTTTTAACATTTCGTGGTTATAAAACCCATTTGTTAAAACCCATAATAAGTAATTATCAAAAAGACATTAATAAATATTGTTTTCAAATTTATATTGAAGAAAAAAATAAATGCAGAAGATTTTCTGGACTAATTCTTTCTAAAATAGAAATAAATTCATCTCCAAATTGGTTAAATAATCAATTAAAATCTATTGGAATAAAACCCATAAATAATATAGTAGATATCACAAATTTTGTAATGAATGAATTAGGACTACCTATACAGGTTTTTGATATGGACCAAATAGAAGGACAAAGCATTATAATAAAAAATGTAAGAAATAAGATGAATTTCAATTCCGAAGATAATCGAAAAAGAATACTAAATGAAAAAGATTTTATCATTTCTGATAAAAAAAAACCTTTATCAATAGCTGGAATTATAAATGAAACTAACTTAAATGTTAGTATAAAAACTAAAAATATTTTCTTAGGATGCGCTTATTTTAATCCTGTAGATATCCGTTCTATTGGAATAAGACACATGATAAAAACGGATGCAAGATTTCGATTTGAAAGAGGAGTAGATCCTAATCTAACAGTATATGCTTTACAAAGAACCGCTCTTCTCATAAAAGAAGTGACAAAATGTAATATTAGTTCTGACATAATGGATATTTATCCTAATCCAATAATTCCTTCGAAAATAAAACTTCGTTATCAAAAAATATATGATATTATCGGAAAAAAAATTTCCAAAAAAAACATCAAAAAAATTTTATTACTACTTGAAATAGTCATTCTTGATGAAAATATAAAATCTCTGCTAGTTATTGTTCCTCCTTATCGAATAGATGTACAACGAGAAGTAGATTTAATAGAAGAAATATTACGCATTTATGGGTTAACAAAAATAAAAATTTCTAATAAAATACAAATTTCTCCACTTCCCAATTTTTTTTATAAAACAAAAGAAAAAATACAAAAAACTATTTTCAATCAATTAGTAAATTTTGGATTTCAAGAAATTATAAATCCTCCTATCATAAATAAAAATAAAGATTCTTTATTATTGAATTCTTTTTTCAATAGAGAAGAAATTAAAATTTTAAATTCTGTAAATAAATCCTATAATTCCATGCGTCCAAGTTTATTATTTGGAATGATAGATTGTATTAAACATAATTATAATAGAGGAAATCAAGAAATTAAATTCTTTGAAATAGGGAAAATTTATTATAAAAGTAATAATCAATTTTTAGAAAAAACCTGTTTGAGTATTGCTTTATCGGAAAAAGATAAAAACAAAAAAAAAATCATGGAACCAAGAAGTTCTTTATTTTTTGATTTGAAAGGAATTATAGAACAAATTTTTCAGAGAATCGGGATTTTCCATTATACTCAAATAAACTCTCCTCATCCTTTTTTAAGAGAAAGTATATCTATTAAATATAAAAATAAAAATCTAGTAAAATTAGGAAAATTAAAAGAAGAATTACTCAAAAACCAGAAAATTTTTTACGCAGAAATAGATTGGGAATATTTGATTTCTATCATTCAAAAAAAAAGAGTAATATTTGTTCCATTTTCTAAATATCCTACTTCAAAAAGAGACTTATCATTCTTAGTGGATAAAACTATTTCCTTTGAAAAAATTTATCAGTTAATAAAAGAAAAAGAAAAAAATTTCATCAAAAAAATTGAAATATATGATTTATATGAAGGAAAAGATTTACCAAAAGAAAAAAAATCCTATACAATAAGTTTCTTTTTTGAAAGTCAAAAAGGAACGTTAACTGATTTAATTATTAATGATGTCATGAAAAAAATAGAAAAATTTATAACAAATGAGTTAGGAGCAAAAATTAGAGGGATATCTTAA
- the efp gene encoding elongation factor P: MYTNIRKGLHIQYNDEVYKIIDFLHVKPGKGYAFIRTKLKNLITGHVLENNFSAKHRVKEAKIVSELYQYLYRDGDIFYFMNTNNYDQIPIDNKLIKNHTDFLKEGIKLTIFFHVKSNNNQIALFVKMPPTVILQVKYTEKVRKKDTINTSSKIAILETEAKLLVPLFINTGEYIKINTDSKSYIERVRK, from the coding sequence ATGTATACGAATATTAGAAAGGGGTTGCATATACAATATAATGATGAAGTGTATAAAATAATTGATTTTCTTCACGTTAAACCTGGTAAGGGATATGCTTTTATAAGAACTAAATTGAAAAATCTGATTACAGGTCATGTTTTGGAAAATAATTTTTCAGCAAAACATCGAGTAAAAGAAGCAAAAATAGTATCTGAATTATACCAATATTTGTATAGGGATGGAGATATTTTTTATTTTATGAATACAAACAACTATGATCAAATCCCAATTGATAACAAACTGATAAAAAATCATACTGATTTTTTAAAAGAGGGAATAAAATTAACTATTTTTTTTCATGTAAAAAGTAATAATAATCAAATAGCTTTATTTGTAAAAATGCCTCCTACTGTTATTTTACAAGTGAAATATACAGAAAAAGTAAGAAAAAAAGATACCATTAATACTTCCAGTAAAATTGCTATTTTGGAAACCGAAGCTAAGTTATTGGTTCCTTTATTTATAAATACTGGCGAGTATATTAAGATAAATACGGATAGCAAATCTTATATAGAAAGAGTTAGAAAATAA
- the lepA gene encoding translation elongation factor 4 — protein sequence MDYIRNFCIIAHIDHGKSTLADRLLELTKTVSEYGNKDQLLDDMDLERERGITIKSHAVQMEYRYKNQVYILNLIDTPGHVDFSNEVSRSIAACEGALLVVDCTKSVQAQTISNLYLALKKNLVIIPILNKIDLPHSRSECVEEIIELVKCKSKDIISVSAKNGLGIKEVLDQIVKRIPPPKGDPNAPLQAMIFDSLYNPFTGVLAYFRVKNGYIQKGQKLRFMSTGKIYCAYEIGTLKLKRISKDRIETGDVGYVVSGIKNTYEVKVGDTITDAKYPASKAISRFEEVKPMVFSSVYPINSDKYEELRSSMEKLQLNDAALTFSPESSPALGFGFHCGFLGLLHMEIVIARLKREYGISVIITIPNVSYRIFMKKKMIIVNHPSNFPEVEKIQRVEEPYVLVSILTKENFIGSIISLCIGKRGKIIGNQDYLPSGRIKVTFEMPLSEIIFDFYDKLKTISRGYASFDYTFLDYRISDLKKITVLINHQKVESLSLLVHKNEAFFMAKKICQELSVLIPKHQFSIPIQVSISGKIIARETIKALRKNVTDKCYGGDVSRKRKLLEKQKKGKKKMRKIGKVEIPSSAFMTFLKVKNL from the coding sequence ATAGATTATATTCGTAATTTTTGTATCATTGCACACATAGATCATGGAAAAAGTACTTTAGCAGATCGTTTGTTAGAATTGACAAAAACAGTTTCAGAATATGGGAATAAAGATCAGTTACTTGATGATATGGATTTGGAAAGGGAACGTGGAATTACGATTAAAAGTCATGCGGTACAAATGGAATATCGGTATAAAAATCAAGTATATATCCTTAATTTAATAGATACTCCCGGACATGTAGATTTTTCTAATGAGGTATCACGTTCCATTGCAGCTTGTGAGGGGGCATTACTTGTTGTAGATTGCACCAAAAGTGTACAAGCTCAAACGATATCTAATCTTTATTTAGCATTGAAAAAAAATCTTGTAATTATCCCTATTTTAAATAAAATAGACTTACCTCATTCACGATCTGAATGTGTAGAAGAAATTATAGAACTAGTAAAATGTAAATCGAAAGATATTATTTCTGTTAGTGCTAAAAATGGATTAGGGATTAAAGAAGTTTTAGATCAAATAGTCAAACGGATTCCTCCACCAAAAGGAGATCCAAATGCACCTCTACAAGCAATGATTTTTGATTCTTTATACAATCCTTTTACTGGAGTATTGGCCTATTTTAGAGTAAAAAATGGATATATCCAAAAAGGACAAAAATTACGTTTTATGTCTACAGGAAAAATTTATTGTGCTTATGAAATAGGTACTCTTAAATTGAAACGTATTTCTAAAGATAGAATTGAAACAGGAGATGTTGGATATGTAGTTTCTGGAATCAAAAATACTTATGAAGTCAAAGTGGGGGATACTATTACAGATGCTAAATATCCAGCTTCAAAAGCCATAAGTAGATTTGAAGAAGTCAAACCTATGGTTTTTTCCAGTGTTTATCCAATAAATTCTGATAAATACGAAGAATTACGTTCTTCTATGGAAAAATTGCAATTAAACGATGCAGCTCTTACTTTTAGTCCAGAATCTTCCCCAGCTTTAGGGTTTGGATTTCATTGCGGTTTTTTAGGTCTACTTCATATGGAAATTGTTATAGCTCGTCTAAAAAGAGAGTATGGAATTTCAGTTATTATTACCATTCCTAATGTTTCTTATAGAATTTTTATGAAAAAAAAGATGATTATCGTGAACCATCCTTCAAATTTTCCAGAAGTAGAAAAAATACAACGAGTCGAAGAACCTTATGTATTAGTTTCTATTCTTACTAAAGAAAACTTTATAGGAAGTATCATCTCTCTATGTATTGGAAAAAGAGGAAAAATAATTGGGAATCAAGATTATTTGCCATCTGGAAGGATTAAAGTGACATTTGAAATGCCTTTATCTGAAATAATATTTGATTTTTATGATAAATTAAAAACAATTTCTAGGGGTTATGCATCTTTTGATTATACCTTTTTAGATTATAGAATTTCTGATTTAAAAAAGATTACTGTATTAATCAATCATCAAAAAGTAGAATCACTATCTCTTTTGGTTCATAAAAATGAAGCATTTTTTATGGCAAAAAAAATATGTCAAGAATTATCTGTTTTGATCCCAAAACATCAATTTAGCATTCCAATTCAAGTTTCTATTTCTGGAAAAATTATAGCTAGAGAAACTATTAAAGCTTTAAGAAAAAATGTAACAGATAAATGTTATGGAGGAGATGTTTCTCGAAAACGGAAACTTTTAGAAAAACAGAAAAAAGGAAAGAAAAAAATGCGTAAAATAGGAAAAGTAGAGATCCCATCATCTGCTTTTATGACTTTTTTAAAAGTTAAAAACTTATAA
- a CDS encoding glycine--tRNA ligase, which produces MMQNDHFFHFLASHAKNYGFVFPSSDIYGGLNAVYDYGPYGIELKNNIKKYWWKSMTQLHENIVGLDSSILMHSDIWKASGHIDKFNELLIDNKDSKKRYNPEILIRTYVNFMQKEPKTSKFINNSKNEILSRLDKSIKKKDLLDIRVLIDELNISDPICGSNNWTNIRSFNMMFKIKEEKGDLFLRPETAQGIFSNFIYVKKSSRKKIPFGIAQIGKSFRNEIVARQFLFRMREFEQMEMQFFILPEEEMKWYEYWKNIRLKWHLGLKLGDKKYQLRNHDHLAHYASAGADIEFHFPFGFKEIEGIHSRRDFDLKKHEFFSKKKLRVFGDHPENYIPYVIETSLGLDRFFLAIYSSSLKKEKLDNGKERVVLKIPPCLSPVKAAIFPLVLKDGLPEIAKKIFQDLKIDYRLVYDQKESIGKLYRRQDAIGTPICFTVDYGTIDNDTVTIRYRDSMLQKRVHIKEISKIIEKETGMKKILRKLSQFI; this is translated from the coding sequence ATAATGCAAAACGATCATTTTTTCCATTTTTTGGCATCTCATGCTAAAAATTACGGTTTTGTTTTTCCTTCTAGTGATATTTATGGAGGATTGAATGCAGTATATGATTATGGACCATATGGAATAGAATTAAAAAATAATATCAAAAAATATTGGTGGAAATCAATGACTCAACTTCATGAAAATATAGTCGGATTGGATTCGTCTATACTTATGCATTCTGATATTTGGAAAGCATCTGGGCATATTGATAAGTTTAATGAATTGTTAATTGATAACAAAGATTCTAAGAAAAGATATAATCCTGAGATATTAATTAGAACGTATGTAAATTTCATGCAAAAAGAACCAAAAACTTCTAAATTCATAAATAATAGTAAAAATGAAATATTATCTCGTTTAGATAAATCTATAAAAAAAAAGGATTTATTAGATATTCGTGTTTTAATTGATGAATTAAATATTTCTGATCCTATATGTGGTTCGAATAATTGGACAAATATTCGTTCATTTAATATGATGTTTAAGATTAAAGAAGAAAAAGGAGATTTATTTCTTCGTCCAGAAACAGCTCAAGGCATATTTTCTAATTTTATTTATGTAAAAAAATCTAGTAGAAAGAAAATTCCATTTGGAATTGCTCAAATAGGAAAATCATTTAGAAATGAAATTGTTGCAAGACAATTTCTTTTCAGAATGCGTGAATTTGAACAAATGGAAATGCAGTTTTTTATCCTTCCGGAAGAAGAAATGAAATGGTATGAGTATTGGAAAAATATTAGATTAAAATGGCATTTAGGATTAAAATTAGGAGATAAAAAATATCAGTTGCGTAATCATGATCATCTAGCTCATTATGCGAGTGCAGGAGCGGATATAGAATTTCATTTTCCTTTTGGATTTAAAGAAATAGAAGGAATCCATTCTCGTAGAGATTTCGATTTAAAAAAACATGAGTTTTTTTCCAAAAAAAAACTAAGAGTTTTTGGAGATCATCCAGAAAACTATATTCCTTATGTAATAGAAACTTCACTAGGTTTAGACCGTTTTTTTCTTGCCATATATTCTTCTTCTCTTAAAAAAGAAAAATTGGATAATGGAAAGGAACGGGTTGTATTGAAAATTCCACCCTGTTTATCACCTGTAAAAGCAGCTATATTTCCATTAGTTTTAAAAGATGGATTACCAGAAATTGCGAAGAAAATATTTCAGGATTTGAAAATAGATTATAGATTAGTTTATGATCAAAAAGAATCTATTGGCAAACTATATCGTAGACAAGATGCTATTGGAACTCCTATTTGTTTTACAGTAGATTATGGGACCATAGATAACGATACAGTAACAATAAGATATAGAGACTCGATGTTACAAAAAAGAGTTCATATAAAAGAAATTTCCAAAATTATAGAAAAAGAAACCGGAATGAAAAAAATTTTAAGAAAATTATCTCAGTTTATCTAG
- the sucD gene encoding succinate--CoA ligase subunit alpha has product MSILINKHIRVIVQGLTGKEGLFHTEQMIHYGTCIVGGVTPGKGGRKYLGVPIFNTMDEAVHHTGGDVSVIFVPSFFASDAILEAISMNMRIIVCITEGIPVSDMIQIKNFLKGKKSRLIGPNCPGIISPEESKVGIMPNLVFNKKGKVGIVSRSGTLTYEAADQIVQYGYGISTAIGIGGDSIIGMNITDILNLFLKDSETKCIVMIGEIGGKLEIDAAEWWMKNSGNKKPIIGFIAGVTAPKGRTMGHAGAVIGNKSETAQVKMDILKKNGIHIVTSPADIGMKVHEVIQKEDQ; this is encoded by the coding sequence ATGAGTATTTTGATAAATAAACATATTCGTGTCATTGTACAAGGCTTAACGGGTAAAGAAGGTTTATTTCATACTGAACAGATGATTCATTATGGGACCTGTATAGTCGGAGGGGTCACTCCAGGAAAGGGAGGAAGAAAATATTTAGGAGTTCCTATTTTTAATACTATGGATGAAGCCGTTCACCATACAGGAGGAGATGTCAGTGTTATTTTTGTTCCTTCTTTTTTTGCATCAGATGCAATTCTAGAAGCGATTAGTATGAATATGAGAATAATTGTGTGCATCACTGAAGGTATTCCAGTTTCGGATATGATTCAAATAAAAAATTTTTTAAAAGGAAAAAAATCACGCTTGATTGGCCCGAATTGTCCTGGAATTATTTCTCCAGAAGAGTCTAAAGTAGGGATTATGCCAAATTTGGTTTTCAATAAAAAAGGAAAAGTAGGTATAGTTTCTAGATCTGGAACGCTTACTTATGAAGCAGCAGATCAAATAGTACAATATGGTTATGGTATTTCTACGGCTATTGGAATAGGAGGAGATTCTATTATTGGAATGAATATCACGGATATCTTGAATTTATTCTTGAAAGATTCAGAAACAAAATGTATTGTAATGATTGGAGAAATAGGAGGAAAATTAGAGATTGATGCAGCTGAGTGGTGGATGAAAAATTCAGGAAATAAAAAGCCAATCATAGGTTTTATTGCTGGTGTGACAGCTCCTAAAGGGCGTACAATGGGACACGCTGGGGCTGTTATAGGAAACAAATCAGAGACGGCACAAGTAAAAATGGATATTTTGAAAAAAAACGGAATCCATATCGTTACATCTCCAGCAGATATAGGAATGAAAGTCCACGAAGTTATCCAAAAAGAGGATCAATGA